Proteins co-encoded in one Candidatus Atribacteria bacterium ADurb.Bin276 genomic window:
- the garR gene encoding 2-hydroxy-3-oxopropionate reductase — MRKVGFIGLGNMGRGMCKNLILKGNQLTVFDINQDAMQSFKGKAALVHSPLEVLKNSEVIFLSLPNSAVVEKIMNEFLNEGVQGKIIVDTSTSYPMSTRSLHAKIKAAGGGLVDSPLIAGPAEADRGELIAVAAGDKEDVDKVDDLLHCYCKHYDYVGPSGNGHLIKIAQNFAGLSQALIYAQLYPIIAKYGINPQELYKSLNNEVFSNWVFQFYSEKYINKNYRMDFALDLGLKDLNYMKKLCDDLNIPGFLLDGAIDLCRVALKEGKGKELDFSQAGNTMYEYVGLE; from the coding sequence ATGAGAAAAGTTGGATTTATTGGATTAGGCAATATGGGAAGGGGTATGTGTAAGAATTTGATTCTGAAAGGTAACCAATTAACCGTTTTTGACATCAACCAGGATGCAATGCAATCCTTTAAAGGAAAAGCTGCATTGGTTCATTCTCCTTTGGAAGTTTTAAAAAATAGTGAGGTTATTTTTCTTTCCCTTCCAAACTCTGCTGTAGTTGAAAAAATTATGAATGAATTTCTCAACGAGGGGGTTCAGGGAAAGATTATTGTCGATACCTCAACCAGCTATCCCATGTCGACTCGTTCACTCCATGCCAAGATTAAGGCTGCCGGAGGCGGTCTGGTTGACTCCCCGCTAATCGCTGGTCCCGCTGAGGCTGATAGAGGAGAATTGATTGCTGTCGCAGCTGGAGACAAAGAAGATGTTGATAAAGTTGACGACCTTCTCCACTGTTACTGTAAACATTACGACTATGTAGGACCATCGGGAAACGGACACTTAATAAAAATCGCTCAAAACTTCGCCGGACTTTCTCAAGCGCTTATTTATGCCCAACTCTACCCAATTATTGCTAAATATGGTATCAATCCACAGGAGCTTTATAAATCCCTTAACAATGAAGTGTTTTCTAACTGGGTTTTCCAGTTTTATAGCGAAAAATATATAAATAAGAATTATCGCATGGACTTTGCTCTTGATCTCGGACTTAAAGACTTAAATTATATGAAAAAACTGTGCGATGACCTGAATATTCCTGGATTTTTATTAGATGGTGCTATTGACCTCTGCCGAGTTGCCCTCAAAGAAGGAAAGGGCAAGGAGCTAGATTTCAGCCAAGCCGGAAATACTATGTACGAGTACGTAGGATTAGAATAA